One window from the genome of Salvia splendens isolate huo1 chromosome 9, SspV2, whole genome shotgun sequence encodes:
- the LOC121747026 gene encoding dolichol-phosphate mannose synthase subunit 2-like isoform X2: MQLWGCEINPIGCQLFLSGARSISVMELADRAVGLLLSVISLSIFTYYTFWIVILPFVDSDHFVHKYFLPQEYAIFIPVYAGVALICFLSIFIGYVMLKSKKKKA, translated from the exons ATGCAACTTTGGGGATGCGAAATTAACCC CATAGGTTGCCAATTATTTTTGTCTGGAGCAAGGTCAATCTCTGTAATGGAACTAGCAGACAGGGCTGTTGGGTTGCTTTTATCAGTCATCAGTTTATCCATATTCACATATTATACTTTCTGGATTGTCATCCTG CCTTTTGTTGACAGTGACCATTTTGTGCACAAGTACTTCCTGCCTCAAGAATATGCCATTTTCATTCCTGTATATGCTGGTGTTGCTCTGATCTGCTTCctttctatttttattggaTATGTGATGCTGAaatccaaaaagaaaaaggCATAG
- the LOC121747026 gene encoding dolichol-phosphate mannose synthase subunit 2-like isoform X1 → MFSPLVGLEDVLLLNLSIGCQLFLSGARSISVMELADRAVGLLLSVISLSIFTYYTFWIVILPFVDSDHFVHKYFLPQEYAIFIPVYAGVALICFLSIFIGYVMLKSKKKKA, encoded by the exons ATGTTCTCCCCTTTGGTGGGATTGGAGGACGTTTTATTGTTAAATCTAAG CATAGGTTGCCAATTATTTTTGTCTGGAGCAAGGTCAATCTCTGTAATGGAACTAGCAGACAGGGCTGTTGGGTTGCTTTTATCAGTCATCAGTTTATCCATATTCACATATTATACTTTCTGGATTGTCATCCTG CCTTTTGTTGACAGTGACCATTTTGTGCACAAGTACTTCCTGCCTCAAGAATATGCCATTTTCATTCCTGTATATGCTGGTGTTGCTCTGATCTGCTTCctttctatttttattggaTATGTGATGCTGAaatccaaaaagaaaaaggCATAG